A stretch of DNA from bacterium:
GCAGCCGCAACGTTCCCCGCTCCAATCTGATTACTGGGAAACCTGCGAATCCCGGCCAGCACCCGTATGCGATTCTTCCCCTGAATGGATGCCTGCCCTGGACGTAGGTGCGGCTTGACAAGTCTGACCCGTCGGACACGTCTGAATGATGCCTGGCCCTGAAAAAAGGCTCTCAGATGAAGATCACGCCATCAACTAGGTCCTTGAAGCCCGGCGGCAGACGGCTTGCAGAGTTGAAGACCGCCCCCCTCCACTCGGCTTTGTGCCAACCCGACGCCTCGGCAAGATTAGCGGCCTGGAAGGTCGCACCGGCGAAGTTGCATCCGTCCAGCTGGGCAAAGGCCAGCTCCGCACGTTGGAAGTTGGCGCCCGAGAAGTCCGAGTTCTTCAGGTCTGCCCCCACAAGAATCGCATTCTTGATAATTGCGTTCTCGGCGCTTGTCTGCCTGAGGTCCGCCTCGTTGAGGATTATGTTCTGCATGTTGACGCCGGTTAGGTTTGCACGGCGCAGGTTGGCATAGCTCGCAGCACACTGCGAGAGATTGGCGCTCTTGCAGTCGGTTGCGGTCAGGTCAGCGCCGGTGAGGTTTGATTTGGACAGGTTCGCCTCTCTTAGGAACGCGTGCGCTAGATTCGAGCTTGCGAGTGAGCATCCGATGAGCTTGGCCCGGCCAAGCATCGCGGCGCCTAACATCGCCTTAGATAGGTCCGCCTCTGACAGGTCTGCCCGTTCGAGCTCCGCCCGCCTAAGGTCAGCCTGAACGAATTTCGCCATCCTGAAAACGCCGCGCCCCATCCTTGCGCCGCTAAGCATCGCCTGGCTGAAATCCGTCTCGGAAGCGTTGGCCGCAAACAAGTTCACGCGCTCCAGGTTCGCCCTGTGGAAACTGGCCCGAGATATGTTGGCCCGGGAGAGATTGGCATCCATGAAGTCCGAGCCGGACGCATCAACGCCCTGCATGTTGACGCGAAACAGGTTTGTGCCTCTGAACTCCAGTCCAGAAAGCTGGAGGTCCGACAGGTTTATGCCATATAAGCTCATCCCCGAAAGCTGTGCTCCTCCGGCGACGCGCTCGACGACTTGTAGTCTCGATATCCTGCCCACGGTTTCCCCGTTTCAAGCGAACAATAAAGCATTGGTCGAGCGGTTTATGCTCGAGCCAAGATGGCCACCCATTCATTCAAGATTTCGTCAATTTCGGGAGCAAACTTTAGCGGCTGCAAAGATTCGCTCCCGGGGCCGGTCGCATAGGGCTGACTATGTTCTCATCGAGTCTGCGAGGACAATCCTGACCGATGAGTGCATCGTGCCCCGGAGCAAGAGCTCCTTGTCTCAAAACGCATCTGTGGTAAAACCTAAAGACATTGCGGCGTTCCACTGCTCATAAAGCGCGAACCAAAAAGTGAGAGAGATGAAGTTCAAGCTACTTGCGCTCGACCTCGACGGCACGCTTCTGACGGACGACAAGAAGATCAGCTCGAGGGCCATTTCGGCCCTACGCACCGCCGTTGACGCCGGCGCAATAGTCGTATTCTGCACGGGGAGGCGCTACCGCACGGTGATTTCCATGGTAGAGCAGATAGGCCGCTCCATTCCGGTCGCCTACAACAACGGCGCTGCCGTCAGGAACTGCCCGCAGCACAACATTGTGCTCAAGAATCTCTTCCCAACGCAGCATTTCGTGCCCGTCGTCGAGTTGTTATCGCGTTTTGGCCTCGACCCGGTCCTCCACGTGGACTGCTTCGAGGACGGGATCGACCTTTACTGCGCAAGACGCGACACAAACCGCTTCCACCGGGCTTATGTCTCTCGCAACGCGGCCTTCCTTCTCGAGCTTGATGATCTGCGAGAGGCGCCCGCCGACAAGATCATCCAATTTATCGTCATGGAGTCGCTTGAGAGGCTTACCCCAGCCTACGAGGCGCTGCGCAAGCTCGCTGCAAGTGGTGAGCTGAACGTCCACGTTGTGAGGAACTTGACGATCGGAG
This window harbors:
- a CDS encoding pentapeptide repeat-containing protein, giving the protein MGRISRLQVVERVAGGAQLSGMSLYGINLSDLQLSGLEFRGTNLFRVNMQGVDASGSDFMDANLSRANISRASFHRANLERVNLFAANASETDFSQAMLSGARMGRGVFRMAKFVQADLRRAELERADLSEADLSKAMLGAAMLGRAKLIGCSLASSNLAHAFLREANLSKSNLTGADLTATDCKSANLSQCAASYANLRRANLTGVNMQNIILNEADLRQTSAENAIIKNAILVGADLKNSDFSGANFQRAELAFAQLDGCNFAGATFQAANLAEASGWHKAEWRGAVFNSASRLPPGFKDLVDGVIFI